In one window of Desulfonatronospira thiodismutans ASO3-1 DNA:
- a CDS encoding B12-binding domain-containing radical SAM protein, whose amino-acid sequence MHPVDHSKIVLVHPLGYSSGKSGRDISRMANIMPPLGLCGLASYLEHRGLEADIVDFNARPDSVQRLKDILIHKRPAYIGFSCTTSSFLDGIRLARESKTLLPDIRVVFGGVHVSSLGEEMMHQHAVIDYAVVGEGEETLAQLMQNCGHAPGIPGLIYREPGNREVVFTGRRPLLDDLDELPYPAYEKLEGFPKSYPLPIFNYPKSPNTSAITSRGCPYSCSYCDRSVFQKSYRFNSAEYIYEHMRYLNQHFKVRHINFYDDQFSFKLKRLERLTDMLVNRPLNMSFNCAVRSEHLTESLLKRLKDAGCWMISLGIESGDQDMLHALNRKVNLEKLAERVRLIKKYGIRVKGLLMIGMPGETEASVEKTRQFLFSLPVDDFNLTKFTPFPGAPVYRTIREYGDFQEDWSRMDCMHFLFVPQGFTLQRLEELHRSFYRDHFKRPRVLVDYAAMLWNSPDSWRRFVLNLGSFIRFARSGERFSREKQA is encoded by the coding sequence ATGCATCCTGTGGATCATAGCAAGATCGTACTGGTCCATCCTTTGGGATACAGTTCCGGCAAATCTGGACGGGATATATCCAGGATGGCCAACATCATGCCGCCGCTGGGTCTGTGCGGGCTGGCTTCTTATCTTGAGCATCGCGGACTTGAAGCGGATATAGTGGATTTTAATGCCCGGCCTGATTCAGTTCAAAGACTGAAGGACATTCTCATACATAAGCGTCCGGCTTATATTGGATTCTCCTGCACCACCTCGTCATTTCTGGACGGTATCAGGCTGGCCCGTGAGTCCAAGACACTGCTGCCGGATATCCGCGTGGTTTTCGGAGGAGTGCATGTTTCCTCCCTGGGGGAAGAGATGATGCACCAGCATGCGGTAATCGACTATGCAGTAGTTGGAGAAGGGGAGGAAACCCTTGCGCAGCTTATGCAAAACTGCGGCCATGCCCCGGGGATACCGGGCTTGATCTACAGGGAGCCGGGAAACAGGGAGGTTGTCTTCACTGGTCGACGCCCCCTGCTGGATGATCTGGATGAGCTGCCTTACCCTGCCTATGAAAAACTGGAAGGTTTTCCCAAGAGCTACCCGCTGCCCATTTTCAATTATCCCAAGTCCCCCAACACCAGCGCCATTACCAGCCGGGGCTGCCCGTATTCCTGCAGTTATTGCGACCGTTCCGTTTTTCAAAAAAGTTACCGTTTCAATTCTGCGGAGTACATATATGAGCATATGCGCTATCTTAATCAACACTTCAAAGTCCGGCATATCAATTTTTACGATGACCAGTTTTCCTTCAAGCTGAAGCGTCTGGAGAGACTCACGGACATGCTTGTCAACAGGCCCTTGAACATGAGTTTCAACTGCGCTGTCCGCTCGGAGCATTTGACGGAATCCCTGCTGAAAAGGTTAAAAGATGCAGGCTGCTGGATGATCAGCCTGGGAATTGAAAGCGGGGATCAGGACATGCTGCATGCCTTGAACCGGAAAGTGAATCTGGAGAAGCTGGCCGAGCGCGTACGGCTGATCAAGAAATACGGTATCCGGGTCAAAGGGCTGCTGATGATTGGAATGCCGGGAGAAACAGAGGCCAGCGTGGAAAAAACCAGGCAGTTCTTGTTCTCTCTGCCTGTGGATGATTTTAATCTGACCAAGTTCACCCCGTTTCCAGGGGCGCCGGTCTATCGAACGATCCGTGAATACGGCGACTTCCAGGAGGACTGGAGCCGCATGGATTGCATGCATTTCCTGTTCGTGCCCCAGGGTTTTACCCTGCAGCGCCTGGAGGAACTGCACCGTTCTTTCTACCGCGATCATTTCAAGCGCCCCCGGGTGCTTGTGGATTATGCGGCCATGCTGTGGAATTCTCCAGACAGCTGGCGAAGGTTTGTGCTCAACCTGGGAAGCTTTATCCGTTTTGCCCGTAGCGGGGAGAGGTTCTCCAGAGAAAAGCAGGCTTAA
- a CDS encoding TolC family protein, whose protein sequence is MYQILKAGLLLMAVTFFVPVGSLRAEGPTVLDMEAAVKMGLERNQSLQAVREQVKGREYGTKSARGAFGPSLSSSYGYTRLDERPESRVPTGDPQEPFRTRHGSRDRWELNINIHQPLFTGFNLLSTYEKSKLAHEQSKSQLSRAELELVLEIQTSFLDLLAARESVRVAEDSLTRLNSHLDVSRSFYDVGLVPRQHVLEAKVDVSEAEQELISARNRVDTLESRLNMLLGLPRNMEVVYEGRLEFVPFTLDLDESRDRALQNRPDIFIADKSIQMALQDERITASDMYPHVGATFDVFRRGDDPTVSGSAMEDRSEWRAGVQMQWTLFEWGRTYYAREQARQETRQLVAEYEDLLQNVSFEVKSDYLLIQESRQRIKVARQGLEEAKESYRMAQARYEAQVGTSTQVLDAQANLTAAEARLINAESDFLKAVASIYRAMGEKNISLRAN, encoded by the coding sequence GTGTATCAAATTTTAAAAGCAGGCCTGCTTTTGATGGCGGTGACATTTTTCGTGCCTGTGGGCAGCCTGCGGGCAGAAGGTCCGACTGTCTTAGACATGGAAGCCGCTGTCAAGATGGGCCTGGAGCGCAACCAGTCCCTGCAGGCGGTGCGGGAACAGGTCAAGGGCCGGGAATACGGGACAAAATCGGCCAGAGGAGCCTTCGGCCCCAGCCTGAGTTCGTCCTACGGCTATACCAGGCTGGATGAGCGACCGGAAAGCAGGGTGCCCACGGGTGATCCTCAAGAGCCTTTTAGAACCAGGCACGGCAGCCGTGACAGGTGGGAGCTGAATATAAATATTCACCAGCCCCTGTTTACCGGGTTTAATCTGCTGAGCACCTACGAGAAGTCCAAGCTGGCCCATGAGCAGTCCAAGTCCCAGCTGAGCCGGGCCGAGCTGGAGCTTGTCCTGGAAATCCAGACCTCCTTCCTGGATCTGCTGGCGGCCAGAGAGAGTGTCCGGGTGGCCGAGGACTCCCTGACCAGGCTTAATTCCCACCTTGATGTGAGCCGTTCTTTCTATGATGTAGGACTGGTGCCCAGGCAGCACGTGCTGGAGGCCAAAGTGGATGTATCCGAGGCCGAGCAGGAACTTATCTCCGCCCGGAACCGGGTGGATACCCTGGAATCCAGGCTGAACATGCTTCTGGGGCTGCCCCGGAACATGGAGGTGGTCTATGAGGGCCGCCTGGAGTTCGTACCCTTCACCCTGGATCTGGATGAGTCCAGGGACAGGGCCCTGCAGAACCGCCCGGACATATTCATAGCCGATAAAAGCATTCAGATGGCCTTACAGGACGAGCGCATCACCGCCAGTGACATGTATCCCCACGTGGGGGCCACCTTTGATGTCTTCCGTCGCGGGGATGATCCCACGGTAAGCGGTTCGGCCATGGAGGACAGGAGCGAATGGAGGGCCGGGGTGCAGATGCAGTGGACCCTTTTTGAATGGGGCAGGACATATTACGCCCGGGAGCAGGCCAGGCAGGAGACCAGGCAGCTGGTGGCCGAGTACGAGGATCTGCTGCAAAACGTGTCTTTCGAGGTCAAATCCGATTACCTGCTTATCCAGGAGAGCCGTCAGAGAATCAAGGTGGCCAGGCAGGGACTGGAAGAGGCCAAGGAAAGCTACCGCATGGCCCAGGCCAGGTACGAGGCCCAGGTGGGGACCAGCACCCAGGTGCTGGATGCCCAGGCCAATCTCACAGCAGCAGAGGCCAGGCTGATAAATGCAGAGTCGGATTTTCTCAAGGCAGTAGCTTCCATCTACCGGGCCATGGGCGAAAAGAATATAAGTCTCAGGGCCAATTAG
- a CDS encoding lysophospholipid acyltransferase family protein: MTEKKARSWSSRSIASRWQHRFFYAAIRLGGRRLAYFFTYPVVGYYMLFRPDLRRRTRHYLGRRFPERFGLAAFADSFRLSLSFARVLVDRAIVGILGPDSLDVQFDSYEQIQKLLDQGSGLILMNAHVGCWQASMSSLHMLQRPVHLLIKREPGDVDRHYHEHQKEAPPYNIIDPDNLPASAVEIVGALQRGEIVSVMGDRVFGNDRNRLRVPFLGQEAIFPVGAYKIAAATGAPIAVLFSRKTGPRSYALELAGVIHVKPAEDRHLDSLRPYVLQFVQYLEEYVRNNPYQFYNFHDIWQK; encoded by the coding sequence ATGACTGAAAAGAAAGCTAGATCCTGGTCCAGCCGGAGCATAGCCTCGAGGTGGCAACATAGATTTTTCTATGCAGCCATCCGGCTGGGCGGCCGGAGACTGGCCTATTTTTTTACTTACCCAGTGGTTGGGTATTACATGCTTTTCAGGCCGGACCTTCGCAGGAGAACCAGGCATTACCTGGGCAGGAGGTTCCCGGAACGATTCGGCCTTGCGGCGTTTGCAGACAGTTTCCGTCTGAGCCTTTCCTTTGCCAGGGTGTTGGTGGACCGTGCTATAGTGGGCATTCTCGGCCCTGACAGCTTGGATGTGCAGTTTGATTCTTATGAACAAATTCAGAAACTGCTTGACCAAGGAAGCGGTTTGATACTTATGAATGCCCATGTAGGCTGCTGGCAGGCCTCCATGTCCAGTCTTCACATGCTCCAGCGCCCAGTGCACCTGCTGATAAAAAGAGAGCCCGGCGATGTAGACCGGCATTATCATGAGCATCAAAAAGAGGCTCCACCCTATAATATTATTGATCCGGACAATCTTCCGGCTAGTGCAGTAGAGATTGTTGGTGCCCTGCAGCGAGGTGAGATTGTGAGCGTAATGGGGGACCGAGTCTTTGGCAATGACCGCAATAGGCTAAGGGTTCCTTTTCTTGGGCAGGAGGCCATATTTCCGGTGGGGGCCTACAAAATTGCTGCAGCCACTGGGGCTCCCATTGCAGTTCTGTTTTCCCGCAAAACAGGGCCCAGGTCATACGCCCTGGAACTGGCCGGAGTTATCCATGTAAAGCCGGCAGAGGACAGGCATCTGGACAGCTTGCGGCCCTATGTGCTTCAGTTTGTGCAGTATCTTGAGGAGTATGTACGCAACAATCCTTATCAGTTCTACAATTTTCATGATATATGGCAGAAATGA
- a CDS encoding beta-ketoacyl-[acyl-carrier-protein] synthase family protein produces the protein MTRQGSSVRVTGMGCLCAAGRDLPSCLAGIFSRDIAPAKPGRFHTDHLNIYPVFEVPRELFGQGNSSSENRHTLTVLYALSAVDEALTHAGWEARDLGRLKVGVCIGTTVGSTLNNEDYYREYLAGNQPDPKPVCRYLKNNPASVIAEKFGLDGPCQTVVNACSSGTDAIGVAAGWIQGGVCDLVITGGTDELCRVTYNGFASLKIMDVSPCRPFDISRNGLNLGEGAGIMILESPLLRKLDTKNVSGHILGYGSACDAHHLTAPHPEGAGLFRALTQALRLSEADLSQIAFVNAHGTGTKDNDRVEDMVLARVLPNIPFLSTKGYTGHTLGAAGGIEAVLTLGCLNLGRVPGSAGFSSADPESASSPVSERITVEGNLAISQSLAFGGSNAVLVLGKGQSWN, from the coding sequence GTGACAAGACAAGGTAGTTCTGTGCGAGTCACAGGGATGGGCTGTCTGTGTGCGGCAGGTCGGGACCTTCCCAGTTGTCTGGCCGGAATTTTTTCTCGGGACATAGCTCCTGCAAAACCTGGCAGGTTTCATACTGACCATTTAAACATTTATCCTGTGTTTGAAGTTCCCCGTGAGCTTTTTGGTCAAGGCAATTCCAGCAGTGAAAACAGGCATACGCTGACTGTTCTTTATGCCCTGAGTGCGGTAGATGAGGCGTTGACCCATGCCGGGTGGGAGGCAAGAGACCTTGGCAGGCTGAAGGTAGGAGTGTGCATTGGTACCACTGTTGGAAGCACGTTGAACAACGAGGATTATTACCGTGAATACCTAGCCGGCAATCAGCCTGATCCAAAACCGGTGTGCAGGTATCTGAAAAACAATCCGGCCTCGGTTATTGCCGAAAAATTCGGCCTGGATGGTCCGTGTCAGACCGTGGTCAACGCATGTTCATCGGGGACCGATGCAATTGGCGTTGCCGCCGGTTGGATCCAGGGAGGGGTCTGTGATCTGGTAATAACCGGAGGAACTGACGAGCTCTGCCGGGTTACCTACAACGGCTTCGCTTCTTTGAAGATTATGGACGTTTCGCCCTGCCGTCCCTTTGACATTTCCCGCAACGGCCTGAACCTGGGGGAAGGGGCAGGGATCATGATCCTGGAATCGCCCTTACTGAGAAAACTGGATACAAAAAATGTCTCCGGGCATATTCTGGGTTATGGTTCAGCCTGTGATGCGCACCACTTGACCGCACCTCACCCGGAAGGAGCAGGATTGTTCAGGGCTCTGACTCAGGCTCTGCGGCTGAGTGAGGCGGATTTATCTCAGATCGCCTTTGTCAATGCCCACGGAACCGGTACGAAAGACAACGACAGGGTGGAAGACATGGTTCTTGCTCGGGTTCTGCCGAATATCCCTTTTTTATCCACCAAAGGGTACACCGGGCATACTTTAGGGGCCGCCGGGGGGATAGAGGCTGTACTCACCCTGGGGTGCCTGAATCTTGGACGTGTTCCGGGCAGTGCCGGTTTTAGCTCAGCCGACCCGGAGTCTGCATCTTCTCCAGTGAGCGAGCGGATCACTGTTGAAGGTAACCTGGCCATATCGCAGTCTCTGGCTTTCGGAGGCAGCAACGCTGTACTGGTGCTCGGGAAGGGCCAATCCTGGAATTAA
- a CDS encoding DUF2062 domain-containing protein: MTSEQIKILVVVPVYNHGDTLRKVVTDILAIHPDVLVVDDGSIDGGVETISDLQVHVRTHEKNRGKGVAIRTAAESARSLGATHIITIDADGQHDPRDLPVFFAAITSSPLAVIVGSRNFETLNVPASSRFGRRFSNFWLRVQTGQKLQDAQSGFRAYPTALFSHLRFTEDRYSFEIEVLVRSAWAGIELLDVPIDVYYPPPAQRISHFSSFKDNLKISWLNTRLTIRSMFPWPHRRIVERGSGLASISVIRPIRSLKILLREEVTPAGLAKAGFLGVFLGTLPLIGIHTVAVLFVAGYLAWNRVTAVAASQLCMPPFVPALCIEVGHYIRHGRFLTEFNLQTLGYQGLERIWEWILGSLVLAPVLASLVAVVIFGMSWIISKQMRIFLNSHD; the protein is encoded by the coding sequence GTGACGTCTGAACAGATAAAGATCCTGGTTGTTGTACCCGTTTATAATCACGGCGACACCCTCAGAAAGGTGGTCACGGATATCCTGGCCATTCATCCAGATGTCCTTGTTGTGGATGACGGCAGCATTGACGGAGGAGTGGAAACCATCTCGGATTTGCAGGTACATGTCCGCACCCATGAAAAAAATCGGGGCAAAGGGGTGGCCATACGGACTGCAGCTGAATCTGCCCGGTCACTGGGGGCTACGCATATTATTACCATTGATGCGGACGGCCAGCATGACCCCCGGGATCTGCCCGTTTTTTTTGCTGCAATCACTAGCTCTCCCCTGGCTGTTATCGTGGGAAGCCGCAATTTTGAGACACTAAATGTTCCGGCATCGTCCCGCTTTGGTCGCAGGTTCTCTAATTTCTGGCTGCGGGTTCAGACCGGGCAGAAACTCCAGGATGCCCAGAGCGGTTTCAGGGCTTACCCAACAGCCCTTTTTTCACATTTAAGATTCACCGAAGACAGGTACTCCTTCGAAATCGAGGTGCTGGTCAGATCGGCATGGGCCGGTATAGAGCTTCTGGATGTGCCGATAGATGTTTACTATCCTCCTCCAGCACAGCGCATCTCACATTTCAGTTCTTTCAAGGACAACTTGAAAATATCCTGGTTGAATACGCGGCTGACAATACGTTCTATGTTCCCCTGGCCTCATCGCAGGATAGTTGAGCGGGGATCGGGGCTTGCTTCCATCAGCGTAATACGCCCCATACGCTCCCTGAAAATTTTACTGCGCGAGGAAGTCACTCCTGCCGGACTGGCCAAGGCCGGGTTCCTGGGCGTGTTTCTGGGTACACTGCCCCTCATAGGCATCCATACAGTAGCGGTACTATTTGTGGCCGGCTATCTGGCATGGAACAGGGTGACAGCGGTTGCAGCCAGTCAGCTGTGCATGCCCCCGTTTGTTCCGGCCCTGTGTATCGAGGTGGGACATTATATTAGACATGGTCGGTTTCTGACCGAGTTCAACCTGCAGACCCTGGGCTATCAAGGTCTGGAGAGAATATGGGAATGGATTCTGGGCTCACTGGTGCTGGCCCCGGTGCTGGCCAGCCTTGTAGCTGTGGTCATTTTTGGCATGTCCTGGATTATCAGCAAACAGATGCGTATTTTTTTAAACAGCCATGACTGA
- a CDS encoding efflux RND transporter permease subunit: MNIAELAITKKSFFLFLTLVLSIAGVIAYFSMGKLEDPEFTIKTAVIITPYPGASPTEVENEVSDHVEKAVMRLDQLDYVQTESRPGVSIAHVHLKEDIPADEVPQHWDRLRHRIADIRPDLPPGAGEPEIIDDFGDVYGVLIALTGEDYSYSELLDYAEMIQKELLLADEVARVEIWGQQQETVFVDISRARLAELDLSMNQVMGFLESSSMAADAGKADLGRERVRFVLGGQFESVQDIRELELGYARHPELESMIQLGDIAEVRRGYLDPPATLIRHDGQKALAIGVSTVSGGNVVHMGQQVQDALESLQDRLPVGVQTDFVAFQADKVTEAINTFMLNLLQAVTIVILLLLVFMGIRSGLIIGSGLLLTILVTFTLMLALGMDMDRVSLGALIISLGMIVDNAIVVTEGMLVKIQTGTRRLQAAVESVRETGWPLLGATLVAVFAFMPIVLASDDTGEYTRGLFLVIAISLISSWILAMTLTPLWCHMFLRRGKAQGQEPSDPYAGRIYQLYRRLLHLCLRRKKSLLAGMALLFVLAVMGFYLVDKTFFPPSTRPQLKLDYWLPEGTRIHSTSQDLQKVEEDILKHPGVESVTSFIGEGAPRFYLAMEPHMPNPSFGQVIVNLYRASDLDEVKEYARGYLEENYPHAQPRVRKFPMGPPVEFSVEVRFSGPDAQVLRGLARQAEDIMYNDPDSREVRSDWRQMVKTYDLDYSQSRGIRFGVTREDAARAVKLNFDGLQAGLYREGDRMLPIILRPPEESRQRLEDMFALDVRPMGETRGAPLGQVVSSATLGWEEGVIIRRDRQKTITAQCEADQGGGQALMERIRSDIEAIELPPGYRMQWGGEYEQSRDSQKEVFSGVPISFLFMALAVVALFNTLRQPLIIAMVLPLAMIGVTLGLLATSQPFGFMALLGTLSLSGMLIKNVVVLLDRIDNNLASGEEPYQGLVNASVSRLRPVMMATLSTVMGMTPLLLDIFWLSMAIAIICGLTFASVLTLLVAPVLYALFFGIKTPEGNT; encoded by the coding sequence ATGAATATTGCAGAACTGGCCATCACAAAGAAAAGCTTTTTTCTATTCCTCACCCTGGTCTTGAGCATTGCCGGAGTCATTGCCTATTTCAGCATGGGCAAGCTGGAAGACCCCGAATTCACCATCAAAACCGCGGTGATAATCACCCCCTATCCTGGAGCTTCTCCCACAGAGGTGGAAAACGAGGTCTCGGATCATGTGGAAAAGGCGGTTATGCGCCTGGACCAGCTGGATTATGTCCAGACCGAATCCCGCCCGGGAGTGTCCATTGCCCACGTGCATCTCAAAGAGGATATCCCTGCTGATGAAGTCCCCCAGCACTGGGACCGTCTCAGGCACAGGATAGCCGACATCCGGCCCGATCTTCCACCGGGAGCTGGCGAACCTGAAATAATAGATGATTTCGGGGATGTATACGGAGTGCTCATCGCCCTCACCGGAGAGGACTATTCCTACAGTGAGCTTCTGGACTATGCCGAGATGATCCAGAAAGAACTGCTTCTGGCTGATGAAGTGGCCAGGGTGGAGATCTGGGGACAGCAGCAGGAAACGGTTTTTGTGGATATTTCCCGGGCCCGACTGGCTGAACTGGACCTGTCCATGAACCAGGTCATGGGGTTTCTGGAAAGCAGCAGCATGGCCGCTGACGCAGGAAAAGCGGATCTGGGCAGGGAGCGGGTACGCTTTGTGCTGGGCGGGCAGTTTGAATCGGTTCAGGACATAAGAGAGCTGGAGCTTGGCTATGCCCGGCACCCCGAGTTGGAAAGCATGATCCAGCTCGGGGATATCGCCGAAGTCCGCCGGGGCTACCTGGATCCCCCGGCCACACTGATCCGCCATGACGGGCAAAAGGCCCTGGCTATAGGCGTCTCCACCGTGTCCGGGGGCAACGTGGTGCACATGGGCCAGCAGGTGCAGGACGCTCTGGAAAGCCTGCAGGACAGGCTGCCGGTGGGGGTGCAGACAGACTTTGTAGCCTTTCAGGCGGACAAGGTCACCGAGGCCATAAATACCTTTATGCTCAATCTCCTGCAGGCCGTGACCATAGTCATTCTGCTGCTTCTGGTGTTCATGGGCATCAGAAGCGGGCTGATCATCGGCAGCGGCCTGCTTTTGACCATCCTGGTGACCTTTACCCTGATGCTGGCCCTGGGTATGGACATGGACAGGGTCTCCCTTGGGGCGCTCATCATTTCCCTGGGTATGATCGTGGACAACGCCATAGTGGTCACCGAAGGCATGCTGGTAAAAATCCAGACCGGGACCAGGAGGCTGCAGGCAGCGGTGGAGAGCGTCAGGGAAACTGGATGGCCTCTGCTTGGAGCCACGCTGGTGGCGGTATTCGCCTTCATGCCCATAGTCCTGGCCTCAGACGACACCGGCGAATACACCCGGGGACTGTTTCTGGTCATCGCCATTTCCCTTATTTCCAGCTGGATCCTGGCCATGACCCTGACCCCTTTGTGGTGTCACATGTTTCTCAGGCGGGGCAAAGCTCAGGGACAGGAGCCAAGCGACCCGTATGCCGGCAGGATCTATCAGCTGTACCGCAGGCTTCTGCATTTGTGCCTGCGCAGGAAAAAAAGCCTGCTGGCCGGCATGGCCCTGCTTTTTGTCCTGGCGGTAATGGGTTTTTACTTAGTGGACAAGACCTTTTTTCCGCCTTCAACCAGGCCTCAGCTAAAGCTTGACTACTGGCTGCCCGAAGGCACGCGCATCCACTCCACTTCCCAGGACCTGCAGAAGGTGGAAGAAGATATCCTCAAGCATCCAGGGGTGGAAAGCGTCACTTCATTTATCGGAGAGGGTGCTCCCAGGTTTTACCTGGCCATGGAACCTCACATGCCCAACCCGTCCTTCGGACAGGTGATCGTAAATCTGTACCGGGCCTCGGACCTTGATGAGGTCAAGGAGTACGCCCGGGGGTATCTGGAGGAAAATTATCCTCATGCCCAGCCCAGAGTGCGCAAATTTCCCATGGGACCGCCTGTGGAGTTCTCCGTGGAAGTGCGCTTCAGCGGGCCTGATGCGCAGGTGCTTCGAGGCCTTGCCCGGCAGGCAGAAGACATAATGTATAATGATCCCGATTCCAGGGAAGTGCGAAGCGACTGGCGTCAGATGGTCAAGACCTACGACCTGGATTATTCCCAGTCCAGGGGGATTAGGTTCGGGGTGACCCGGGAGGACGCCGCCAGGGCGGTCAAGCTCAATTTCGACGGGCTGCAGGCTGGACTGTACCGGGAGGGGGACAGGATGCTGCCCATTATCCTGCGCCCCCCGGAAGAATCCAGGCAGCGCCTTGAAGACATGTTCGCCTTAGATGTCCGGCCCATGGGCGAGACCCGGGGCGCTCCCCTGGGCCAGGTGGTGTCATCGGCCACACTTGGCTGGGAAGAAGGGGTGATCATCAGGCGCGACCGGCAGAAGACCATTACTGCCCAGTGCGAAGCGGACCAGGGAGGGGGGCAGGCTCTTATGGAGCGCATAAGAAGCGACATCGAGGCCATAGAGCTTCCTCCGGGCTACAGGATGCAGTGGGGCGGGGAATACGAGCAGTCCAGGGATTCTCAGAAGGAGGTCTTTTCCGGGGTGCCCATCAGCTTTCTTTTTATGGCCCTGGCAGTGGTGGCTCTTTTTAATACCCTGCGCCAGCCCCTGATAATCGCCATGGTCCTGCCCCTGGCCATGATCGGAGTGACCCTGGGGCTTCTGGCCACCAGCCAGCCCTTCGGGTTCATGGCCCTTCTGGGGACCCTGAGCCTGTCGGGCATGCTCATAAAGAATGTGGTGGTCCTTCTGGACCGTATAGACAACAATCTGGCCTCAGGTGAAGAACCTTACCAGGGGCTTGTCAACGCTTCGGTGAGCAGGCTCAGGCCGGTGATGATGGCCACCCTGTCCACGGTCATGGGCATGACCCCGCTTCTTCTGGATATATTCTGGCTGTCCATGGCCATTGCCATCATCTGCGGGCTGACCTTCGCCTCAGTGCTCACTCTCCTGGTGGCCCCGGTCCTTTATGCTCTTTTTTTCGGGATAAAGACGCCGGAAGGAAATACGTAA
- a CDS encoding phosphopantetheine-binding protein: MFNKHQTSQPVQDNSMEFKQKLKQTLIRELNLEDIHPEDIQDDAPMFGDGLGLDSLDAVELVVIVQKHFGVEIKDMEEGQTAFQSINALSAFIQERKQQ, from the coding sequence GTGTTCAACAAACACCAAACTTCTCAACCAGTTCAGGACAACAGTATGGAGTTTAAGCAGAAATTGAAGCAGACTTTGATACGGGAGCTGAATCTGGAGGATATTCACCCTGAGGATATCCAGGATGATGCTCCTATGTTCGGTGACGGTCTGGGGTTGGATTCCCTGGATGCGGTGGAATTGGTAGTGATTGTTCAAAAACATTTCGGGGTGGAGATTAAGGATATGGAGGAGGGACAAACAGCTTTCCAATCCATCAACGCCTTGAGCGCTTTTATTCAGGAGCGTAAACAACAGTGA
- a CDS encoding efflux RND transporter periplasmic adaptor subunit: MAKMIAPYLLTALTVLLMGGFSGCVPAGEDEPEDVVRPVKLMQIKKPSPEINRILPGKLRPQRETRMSFRVANELQSLEVDTGDYVHKGQVVARLDPRDFRLAVQNFEGSLGEARSNLKAMQEGARTEDVISLEAELRAAGSAVRESQLQYRRHKELYEQGAVARAELDRTETALEEARGRKRHLEMELQKALIGARDEDIQAMQSRIESLEAALEEAQSALQDSVLRAPFSGYIAEKHVENHENISAGQPVATLQDLTRLEVKFGLPEQLVVQKDDIKEVYCILDAYPGFPLPARLKEVSTDARELSYKATAILTMPENIRALPSMAAQVHISIAPDEDGDQLVTVPETALFTDSQGKDRVWVYDSGSSRVQSRQVRTGELTSAGVQVLSGLGAGDLVVTAGAHFIQEGQKVRPLE; this comes from the coding sequence ATGGCCAAAATGATTGCTCCTTATCTGCTTACAGCCCTGACAGTTTTGCTAATGGGCGGTTTTTCAGGGTGTGTCCCCGCTGGAGAAGATGAGCCCGAGGATGTAGTCAGGCCGGTCAAGCTCATGCAGATCAAGAAGCCTTCCCCGGAAATAAACCGGATTTTGCCGGGTAAGTTAAGGCCGCAACGGGAAACCCGGATGTCTTTTAGGGTGGCCAATGAACTGCAGAGCCTTGAGGTGGACACAGGAGACTATGTTCACAAGGGCCAGGTGGTGGCCAGGCTTGATCCCAGGGATTTCAGGCTGGCGGTGCAAAATTTCGAGGGCAGCCTGGGGGAGGCCAGATCCAACCTCAAAGCCATGCAGGAGGGGGCCAGGACAGAAGACGTCATTTCCCTGGAGGCGGAGCTCAGGGCCGCCGGTTCCGCGGTCCGGGAGAGTCAGCTGCAGTACCGCCGGCATAAAGAACTGTATGAGCAGGGGGCCGTGGCCAGGGCCGAGCTGGACCGGACCGAAACCGCCCTGGAAGAGGCCCGGGGCCGCAAGCGCCACCTGGAAATGGAGCTTCAGAAGGCCCTTATTGGGGCCAGGGACGAAGACATCCAGGCCATGCAGTCCAGGATTGAATCCCTGGAAGCAGCCCTGGAAGAGGCCCAGAGCGCTTTGCAGGACTCGGTGCTGCGGGCTCCATTTTCCGGGTATATCGCTGAAAAGCATGTTGAAAACCATGAAAATATCTCTGCTGGTCAGCCAGTAGCCACCCTCCAGGATCTGACCCGGCTGGAGGTTAAGTTCGGCCTGCCGGAGCAGCTGGTTGTTCAAAAGGATGATATCAAAGAGGTTTACTGCATCCTGGATGCATACCCGGGCTTTCCCCTGCCGGCCAGGCTGAAAGAGGTCTCTACCGATGCCAGGGAACTCAGCTACAAGGCCACAGCAATTCTCACCATGCCCGAAAACATCCGGGCCCTTCCTTCCATGGCCGCCCAGGTGCATATAAGTATAGCTCCTGATGAAGACGGTGACCAATTGGTGACAGTACCCGAGACAGCACTCTTTACGGACAGCCAGGGCAAAGACCGGGTATGGGTGTATGATTCCGGGAGTTCCAGGGTGCAGTCCAGGCAGGTGCGCACCGGGGAGTTGACCTCCGCCGGAGTGCAGGTGCTCTCGGGTCTTGGTGCCGGGGACCTGGTGGTGACTGCCGGGGCCCATTTCATCCAGGAGGGGCAGAAAGTAAGGCCTCTGGAATAA